A single region of the Cucumis melo cultivar AY chromosome 3, USDA_Cmelo_AY_1.0, whole genome shotgun sequence genome encodes:
- the LOC103502252 gene encoding protein RETICULATA-RELATED 4, chloroplastic-like isoform X2 translates to MLLKRPRSCTSSSSEKLSQLFLQWVALAGTSFSFLQRVGAVVRNGGKLFAVGSGASVVKIAKWNPEKDLLAMVTKD, encoded by the exons ATGCTGCTGAAAAGACCACGATCTTGTACAAGCTCAAGCTCGGAGAAATTGTCACAACTATTCCTACAATGG GTGGCATTGGCGGGTACCTCCTTTTCGTTTCTTCAGAGAGTTGGTGCTGTGGTG CGTAATGGGGGCAAGCTATTTGCTGTAGGGAGTGGTGCATCTGTG GTTAAAATTGCCAAGTGGAACCCTGAAAAGGATTTGCTAGCCATGGTCACGAAAGACTAA
- the LOC103502252 gene encoding ADP-ribosylation factor-like isoform X1 has translation MGLTFTNLFNRLFAKKEMQILMVGLDAAEKTTILYKLKLGEIVTTIPTMGGIGGYLLFVSSESWCCGGMCVMGASYLL, from the exons ATGGGATTGACCTTCACCAACCTTTTCAATAGGCTTTTTGCAAAGAAGGAGATGCAGATTTTGATGGTTGGTCTTGATGCTGCTGAAAAGACCACGATCTTGTACAAGCTCAAGCTCGGAGAAATTGTCACAACTATTCCTACAATGG GTGGCATTGGCGGGTACCTCCTTTTCGTTTCTTCAGAGAGTTGGTGCTGTGGTGGTATGTG CGTAATGGGGGCAAGCTATTTGCTGTAG